The Exiguobacterium acetylicum genome includes a window with the following:
- a CDS encoding hemolysin family protein, translating to MWLINLMIVLLLILANGVFAMTELALLSSKRSKLEKAANDGKKSAHVALELLDRPTDLLSTVQVGITLIGIINGAFGGAALSGPVINWLAQFGFLAPYASTIGYILVVTVITYISLVIGELVPKRIALVSPERVTMWLAPPMRFFSIILRPFIWVLSKSTSSIFRLIGLDRLQTEDETEDEVRQLLIRGTQEGTFNRSEAEQVSRVFDFHDLYAYELMEPRTVTEWIDLADEPDTILRELKEARHRNLPVGHGDLDHFVGFIDAKEVLSTEQPVQELERLIQSPLIVPRQLKATVLLERMRKETVSIAFVLDEYGGFLGMITLFDILEAFVGEISSVEEEPELVMRKDGSFLADGLLHIDDLKRTLGYTDDLPGEQLNAYHTVAGLILYTLGDVPSRGSTVEIGPYRFEVVDLDGRRVDQILIERIEHEQPPLP from the coding sequence ATGTGGTTGATCAATTTAATGATTGTTTTACTATTAATTCTAGCAAACGGCGTGTTCGCAATGACCGAACTCGCTTTGTTGTCTTCAAAACGGTCGAAATTAGAAAAAGCAGCGAATGATGGTAAAAAGTCAGCCCATGTTGCGTTAGAACTGCTCGATCGACCAACCGATCTGCTGTCGACCGTACAAGTCGGCATCACGTTGATTGGAATCATTAACGGTGCTTTTGGTGGTGCTGCTCTCTCAGGCCCAGTCATCAATTGGCTCGCACAATTCGGATTTCTCGCTCCTTACGCTAGTACGATCGGCTATATTCTGGTCGTGACGGTCATCACTTATATCTCGCTCGTCATTGGTGAACTTGTTCCAAAACGGATTGCACTCGTCAGTCCTGAAAGGGTCACGATGTGGCTCGCCCCACCGATGCGCTTTTTCTCGATCATCCTTCGACCATTCATCTGGGTCCTTAGTAAATCAACTAGCTCCATCTTCCGCTTGATTGGTCTCGATCGATTACAAACGGAAGACGAAACAGAAGATGAAGTCCGCCAATTACTGATTCGTGGTACTCAAGAAGGCACGTTTAATCGATCAGAAGCCGAACAAGTCTCTCGTGTCTTTGATTTCCACGATTTATACGCTTACGAACTGATGGAGCCACGAACGGTTACCGAATGGATTGACTTAGCCGATGAACCTGATACGATCTTGCGCGAACTAAAAGAAGCGCGACATCGTAACTTACCTGTTGGTCATGGTGATTTGGATCACTTCGTCGGCTTCATCGATGCTAAAGAAGTCCTATCAACGGAACAACCTGTTCAAGAGCTTGAACGACTGATTCAATCCCCGCTGATCGTGCCTCGTCAATTGAAAGCAACGGTCTTGCTCGAGCGGATGCGAAAAGAGACGGTATCAATCGCTTTCGTCTTAGATGAGTATGGTGGTTTTCTCGGTATGATCACGTTATTCGATATCCTCGAGGCATTCGTCGGTGAGATTTCGAGCGTCGAAGAAGAACCGGAACTCGTCATGCGTAAGGATGGTTCCTTTCTTGCTGATGGATTACTGCACATCGATGATTTAAAGCGAACGCTTGGTTATACAGACGATTTACCCGGTGAACAGTTAAACGCCTATCATACGGTTGCCGGTTTAATTTTGTATACGCTAGGTGATGTACCTTCTCGCGGTAGTACTGTCGAGATTGGTCCGTACCGATTTGAGGTCGTTGACTTAGACGGACGTCGCGTCGATCAAATCCTCATTGAACGAATTGAACATGAACAACCACCCCTGCCGTGA
- a CDS encoding reverse transcriptase-like protein, with the protein MVELYFDGTVRPSNDEAAVGLFSKNSEGEVTEKMYQIQAINNHEAEFIAFAKAVEWAHELIAQGESVISFRTDSEAVALAVEREFVKNKRTQTIFDPAFERYQLLPLAFVKWIPRSENKADRVAREALRLYEV; encoded by the coding sequence ATGGTTGAACTTTATTTTGACGGTACGGTCCGTCCTTCAAACGACGAAGCGGCGGTTGGACTCTTTAGTAAAAACTCCGAAGGCGAAGTCACGGAGAAAATGTATCAAATCCAAGCGATTAATAATCATGAAGCAGAATTCATCGCTTTTGCGAAAGCAGTCGAGTGGGCACATGAACTCATCGCGCAAGGAGAGAGCGTCATATCGTTTCGGACCGATTCAGAAGCGGTTGCACTTGCAGTCGAACGTGAATTCGTCAAGAACAAACGAACACAGACAATCTTTGATCCTGCCTTTGAGCGCTATCAACTCTTACCGCTTGCATTCGTGAAGTGGATTCCAAGATCCGAGAACAAGGCAGATCGTGTAGCACGCGAGGCGTTACGCTTGTATGAAGTTTGA
- a CDS encoding CobW family GTP-binding protein, producing MQDKIRTTIITGFLGAGKTTLLNHLVSQPTEKFALLVNEVGSVHIDEALIERSDEEMIELTNGCICCSIRGDLRDALLRIAKRRRDGELSFDRLLIETTGVADPGPILQTFYFEPAVEQFYQISSVVTVIDAYHLERQLTFQENVKQIGFADVLLLNKIDLVDASDRETLTALLRERNPSAAIIETELGQVESDQLFETFHFPKEEQVRLSQQTDQVHQSVDDFTALTIVEERPLNRNRFGMVLREVLEAYAEDLYRYKGIIHFSDTERKVILQGTGMIYGTAIREPFSEQPKTTLVFIGKGLDEQAIRKGIEAAIEHG from the coding sequence ATGCAAGACAAAATACGTACGACCATCATTACTGGTTTTTTAGGTGCCGGTAAAACCACGTTACTCAATCACCTCGTCTCTCAACCGACTGAGAAGTTTGCCTTACTCGTCAACGAAGTCGGTTCCGTTCATATTGATGAAGCGTTGATCGAACGTAGTGACGAAGAGATGATTGAGCTAACGAATGGTTGCATTTGTTGTTCGATTCGAGGCGATTTACGGGATGCACTACTTCGGATTGCGAAACGGCGTCGAGATGGCGAATTATCATTTGATCGATTATTGATTGAGACGACAGGTGTTGCCGATCCAGGACCGATTCTGCAGACGTTTTATTTTGAACCAGCCGTTGAACAGTTCTATCAGATTTCAAGTGTCGTTACGGTTATCGATGCGTACCATTTAGAACGTCAACTGACGTTCCAGGAAAATGTGAAACAAATCGGATTTGCCGATGTTCTTCTCTTGAACAAAATCGATTTAGTCGATGCGTCGGATCGCGAAACATTGACTGCTTTGCTACGCGAACGTAATCCCTCAGCAGCTATCATCGAGACGGAACTAGGACAAGTGGAATCCGATCAATTGTTCGAAACGTTCCACTTTCCAAAAGAAGAACAAGTACGGCTCAGTCAGCAAACAGATCAAGTCCATCAGTCAGTCGATGATTTCACGGCACTGACGATTGTCGAAGAACGACCGTTGAATCGAAATCGGTTTGGAATGGTACTGCGTGAAGTTTTAGAAGCGTATGCGGAGGATCTCTATCGGTATAAAGGGATCATTCATTTTTCAGATACGGAACGAAAAGTCATTCTACAAGGAACGGGAATGATTTACGGAACAGCCATCCGAGAACCGTTCAGCGAACAACCAAAGACGACGCTCGTCTTCATTGGGAAAGGGCTGGATGAACAGGCGATACGAAAAGGAATCGAGGCGGCAATTGAACATGGTTGA
- a CDS encoding HD domain-containing protein yields the protein MIQLFKALPEVTMPPYENDAFSINYSDQPIGLSIDTLAPGERIEEVLLVASGEIRTGQTGREWLQFTFNSPAGSCKGKQWINQGTAEEALRPYLETRIVRVEAKVEEYPPQSGNKSLTVQRVTPIHDASPTQFLPQLPADELLEAYRDQLLGLVGQLDSPYQEIALSILRQYWTDFSTRPAALFHHHAYIGGLLKHTACMMTIGRGICDSEQPYLTLLKCIQEAEADHKNELFQANEREMRQFSWDDSFDALYQAAKGIALLDQRPNPNELLLGILLHDIGKLWEYTHAGASADRFSRLLQVTEEEEELAGIALDPDGILIGHMPYGCFVLEQTLREEDIRLPRAVYHRLMHMVLSHHGKREWGSSVTPQTTDAWYLHAIDLLDARKEKWRQQQGR from the coding sequence GTGATTCAATTATTTAAGGCACTTCCAGAAGTGACGATGCCTCCTTATGAAAATGATGCTTTTTCTATCAACTATTCGGATCAACCGATTGGACTTTCGATTGATACACTTGCACCCGGTGAACGAATTGAAGAAGTCTTACTCGTTGCCTCTGGTGAAATCCGTACTGGTCAAACCGGGCGAGAATGGTTACAATTCACGTTCAACTCACCAGCAGGATCTTGTAAGGGAAAACAATGGATCAATCAAGGGACAGCAGAAGAAGCACTTCGTCCGTATCTCGAGACACGAATCGTTCGAGTCGAGGCAAAGGTAGAGGAGTATCCGCCGCAATCCGGTAATAAATCGTTGACGGTTCAACGCGTCACACCGATTCATGATGCCTCACCGACGCAGTTCTTACCACAGCTACCTGCAGATGAGTTGCTTGAAGCATATCGTGATCAATTGCTCGGATTAGTCGGTCAACTCGATTCCCCGTATCAAGAGATTGCGCTTTCGATATTGCGGCAGTACTGGACGGACTTTTCAACACGACCGGCTGCTCTTTTTCATCATCATGCCTATATTGGTGGACTACTCAAACATACAGCTTGTATGATGACGATTGGTCGCGGAATCTGCGATAGTGAACAACCCTATTTGACGCTACTCAAATGTATCCAAGAAGCAGAAGCTGATCATAAGAATGAACTATTCCAAGCAAATGAACGTGAGATGCGCCAATTTTCTTGGGATGACAGTTTTGATGCACTCTATCAAGCGGCAAAAGGGATCGCGCTGTTAGATCAACGTCCGAATCCGAACGAATTGTTACTCGGTATTTTGTTGCATGACATCGGAAAACTATGGGAGTATACACATGCAGGGGCTTCGGCAGATCGTTTTTCGAGACTGTTGCAGGTGACGGAAGAAGAGGAAGAACTAGCAGGCATTGCACTTGATCCGGACGGTATATTGATTGGTCATATGCCCTACGGATGTTTCGTACTCGAGCAAACGCTCCGAGAAGAAGACATTCGATTACCGCGTGCGGTCTACCATCGTCTCATGCATATGGTATTATCACATCACGGGAAACGTGAGTGGGGATCAAGCGTGACACCACAAACGACAGATGCTTGGTATCTCCATGCAATTGATCTGCTCGATGCACGAAAAGAAAAATGGCGTCAGCAACAAGGACGCTAA
- a CDS encoding deoxycytidylate deaminase: MKSEEKQLKWDTTWLLFARMMADRHSKCASKSVACVIVKDEKPISIGINGTPSQHVNCNEIYLKQDGILYTSRPDHPIVEESLERDGVSFYRCENQEEHHEWSKQHEIHAEINALGKLAADSTSARHATAYVTHSPCHACSLALIASKIDRVVYSTGYEYGDGLNLMRQSGIEVIHLPLANEYFLEKI, translated from the coding sequence ATGAAAAGCGAAGAGAAGCAGTTAAAATGGGATACGACGTGGTTATTATTTGCACGGATGATGGCAGATCGTCATTCTAAATGTGCATCGAAATCTGTTGCATGTGTTATCGTCAAAGATGAGAAGCCAATTTCAATTGGAATAAACGGAACACCAAGCCAACATGTGAATTGTAACGAAATCTACTTAAAGCAAGATGGCATTCTCTATACATCACGACCTGATCATCCAATTGTTGAAGAGTCGCTGGAACGAGATGGCGTTTCGTTTTATCGTTGTGAAAATCAAGAGGAACATCATGAGTGGTCGAAGCAACATGAAATTCATGCTGAAATCAATGCACTCGGTAAACTAGCAGCCGACTCGACAAGTGCGCGTCATGCGACAGCTTATGTCACACATAGTCCATGTCACGCATGCAGTTTAGCACTGATTGCCTCCAAAATCGATCGTGTCGTCTATTCGACAGGATATGAATATGGGGACGGATTGAATCTGATGCGACAAAGCGGAATCGAAGTCATCCACTTGCCACTAGCGAACGAATATTTTCTTGAAAAAATTTAA
- a CDS encoding toxic anion resistance protein: MTHSDKDTWQQWPDEQDQPTISDPSVDLNVAETPPKMPARPVEEMIPSDVPSEQRQKIERLLQVIDLQKTDAVMQFGAPVQRELSQFSDQVLSEVKMKDGGEAGKLLSDLMQRVRQMDPDTLQEKKSFWSNVPVIGRAKKKAETYFLQYEKMSAYLEEVVHNLDRSKFGLMKDITLLDQMYQKNKRYFEELNVYIAAGETKIAHVRQHEIEPLRTEVEVSRDQTKLQELNDLIQLTDRFEKKIHDLKLSRTISLQMAPQIRVIQQNNQILAEKIESAVVNTIPLWKNQVVLSLSLSRQKAALEMQKDVTNTTNQLLEQNSKLLKESSIEIAEENEKGIVSVESLKVAHQNLIETLDETLRIQQEGKQKRRDAEHELERMENELKQKVIEVASKSRELPNRPY; the protein is encoded by the coding sequence ATGACCCATTCTGATAAAGATACGTGGCAACAATGGCCTGATGAGCAAGATCAACCGACGATTTCTGATCCGTCGGTCGACCTGAATGTAGCAGAGACACCACCAAAAATGCCGGCACGACCGGTCGAAGAGATGATCCCTTCAGATGTTCCGTCAGAACAACGACAAAAGATTGAACGCTTGCTTCAGGTGATTGATCTTCAAAAAACGGATGCTGTCATGCAGTTTGGCGCGCCTGTGCAACGTGAGTTATCCCAATTCTCTGATCAAGTCTTAAGTGAAGTGAAGATGAAGGATGGCGGTGAAGCGGGAAAATTGTTGAGTGATTTAATGCAACGTGTCCGCCAAATGGATCCAGACACACTCCAAGAAAAAAAGAGTTTCTGGTCGAACGTACCGGTCATTGGTCGGGCGAAGAAAAAAGCGGAGACGTACTTCTTACAATACGAGAAGATGAGTGCGTATTTGGAAGAAGTCGTACACAATTTAGATCGTTCGAAGTTCGGGTTGATGAAGGACATCACATTACTTGATCAAATGTACCAAAAAAATAAGCGTTATTTCGAAGAATTGAACGTTTATATTGCAGCCGGTGAAACGAAAATTGCCCACGTTCGTCAACATGAGATTGAACCGTTACGAACAGAAGTGGAAGTATCGCGGGATCAGACGAAATTACAAGAGTTGAATGACTTGATTCAATTAACCGATCGTTTTGAAAAGAAAATCCATGATTTAAAATTGTCACGGACGATCAGTTTGCAAATGGCGCCGCAAATTCGAGTCATCCAGCAAAACAATCAAATTTTAGCGGAAAAAATCGAATCAGCCGTCGTCAATACGATTCCACTGTGGAAGAACCAAGTAGTCCTATCCTTGAGCTTGTCGCGTCAAAAGGCAGCTCTTGAAATGCAAAAGGATGTCACTAATACGACGAACCAGTTACTGGAGCAAAATTCGAAGTTACTGAAGGAATCGTCGATCGAGATTGCTGAAGAAAATGAAAAAGGTATCGTATCTGTTGAGTCATTAAAGGTTGCGCATCAAAACTTGATCGAGACACTTGACGAGACATTACGCATCCAACAAGAAGGAAAACAGAAGCGTCGTGACGCGGAGCATGAACTAGAGCGAATGGAGAACGAACTGAAACAAAAAGTCATCGAAGTCGCTTCAAAAAGCAGAGAACTACCGAATCGACCATACTAA
- a CDS encoding 5-bromo-4-chloroindolyl phosphate hydrolysis family protein, whose translation MKSSWWIFGSIGMMFVFLQLADTFNFSGIFIALGLWFIWSGYRTKPGRRYRTERKSTEIKRKNVKKKLLLDDEEEFVGSVILKPERATRRFEETDDLELQVLQRTIEEGFTKIQTYDQIVPSIRDSEIRSEMRIVSREAHVLFEELYESPRDVKKVRDFFTFYLDSLLSISEKYADLERRGAQVQLDTKNQLISNLKMIGQKLKQQQTLLLEGDTVDLERELLTIEKVLSQETEQRKQEESYRHDPF comes from the coding sequence ATGAAGTCTTCATGGTGGATATTTGGTTCCATCGGTATGATGTTCGTATTTCTACAATTAGCCGATACGTTCAACTTCTCGGGAATCTTCATCGCTCTTGGGTTGTGGTTCATTTGGAGCGGTTACCGGACTAAACCAGGTCGACGATATCGGACAGAACGGAAGTCGACTGAAATCAAGCGAAAAAATGTGAAAAAGAAATTACTTCTTGACGATGAAGAGGAGTTCGTCGGAAGTGTCATTTTAAAACCAGAACGGGCAACGCGTCGTTTTGAAGAGACAGATGATTTGGAGCTTCAAGTATTACAGCGGACAATTGAAGAAGGATTTACGAAAATTCAGACGTACGATCAAATCGTTCCGTCCATTCGAGATAGTGAAATCAGAAGTGAGATGCGAATCGTCTCGCGTGAAGCGCATGTGTTGTTCGAGGAGTTATATGAAAGTCCACGCGACGTCAAAAAAGTTCGAGACTTCTTTACATTCTACCTGGATTCCTTATTGTCGATTTCAGAAAAATATGCCGATTTGGAACGCCGTGGTGCACAAGTTCAATTGGATACGAAAAATCAATTGATTTCGAACTTGAAAATGATTGGTCAAAAGTTGAAACAGCAACAAACCTTGTTACTTGAAGGAGATACCGTTGATTTAGAACGGGAACTTTTGACAATTGAAAAAGTATTGTCGCAAGAGACTGAACAACGAAAACAGGAGGAGAGTTACCGACATGACCCATTCTGA
- a CDS encoding sodium-dependent transporter, with product MKGNAWASKVGFILAAAGSAIGLGAIWKFPYTTGTNGGGAFLLLFLVFTLLLGLPVLIAEFLIGRTSGKTALRAFSALGHKKFTFIGVLGVIACFLLLSFYSVIGGWVLIYTILGFTGRLTTMDSGALGELFGTISASPVYVISGQLIFLALTCWIVLRGVQSGIEKMSKIMMPLLFVCFIVLVVRSLTLDGAMEGVKFFIQPDFSVLNRTSVLSALGQAFFSLSLGVSAMLTYASYMKERGEINRSAAWIVAMNVAVSLLAGFAIFPAVFASGLDPAEGPALLFIVLPTVFSQIQFGSVFLTLFFLLFAFASITSSIAMLEVVVASLTDRKENATMHDKKRTTWLATLAIAIVGIPSALSFGILGDAQFMGKTFFDSVDFLVSNILMPIGALLISIFAGYKLDRALVEQELVTSPMMKKMVPIWRLSVCYLSPVAILVILVWPLFG from the coding sequence ATGAAAGGAAACGCATGGGCTTCAAAAGTTGGGTTTATTTTAGCAGCAGCGGGATCCGCCATTGGTCTGGGGGCCATCTGGAAATTTCCGTACACGACTGGGACGAACGGAGGAGGCGCCTTTTTACTCTTATTCCTCGTGTTTACCTTATTACTTGGACTGCCTGTCTTGATTGCCGAATTTTTAATCGGTCGAACGAGCGGGAAAACGGCACTCCGGGCATTCTCGGCGCTTGGTCATAAGAAGTTTACGTTCATTGGTGTCCTTGGTGTCATCGCATGTTTCTTGTTGCTCTCTTTCTACAGCGTAATCGGCGGATGGGTCTTGATTTATACGATCCTTGGTTTTACCGGTCGCTTAACGACGATGGACAGTGGGGCGCTTGGTGAACTGTTTGGTACGATTTCAGCCTCACCAGTGTATGTCATTTCAGGACAATTAATATTCCTCGCATTGACGTGCTGGATCGTATTACGTGGTGTTCAATCTGGTATTGAAAAAATGAGTAAAATCATGATGCCCTTATTATTCGTTTGTTTCATTGTTCTCGTAGTCCGCTCTTTGACACTCGATGGTGCAATGGAAGGTGTTAAGTTCTTCATACAACCTGATTTCTCGGTCTTGAATCGAACATCGGTGCTCAGTGCACTCGGTCAAGCGTTCTTTTCACTATCACTTGGTGTATCAGCGATGCTGACATACGCTTCCTATATGAAGGAACGTGGAGAAATCAATCGTTCTGCAGCATGGATCGTCGCGATGAACGTCGCCGTCTCATTACTGGCAGGATTTGCGATTTTCCCAGCGGTTTTTGCTTCGGGGCTTGATCCGGCAGAAGGACCGGCGTTACTCTTTATCGTCTTACCAACTGTCTTCAGTCAAATCCAGTTTGGCTCAGTCTTCTTGACATTGTTCTTCCTTTTATTCGCTTTCGCATCGATCACCTCATCGATTGCCATGCTTGAAGTCGTTGTTGCTTCCTTAACCGATCGTAAAGAAAATGCGACGATGCATGATAAAAAACGAACAACATGGCTAGCGACACTAGCCATCGCAATCGTCGGCATTCCATCTGCCCTCTCGTTCGGAATCTTAGGTGATGCTCAATTCATGGGAAAAACATTCTTTGACAGTGTTGATTTTCTTGTCTCGAATATTTTGATGCCAATCGGTGCTTTATTGATCTCGATATTTGCTGGCTATAAACTAGATCGAGCTCTTGTCGAACAGGAACTCGTAACGAGTCCAATGATGAAAAAAATGGTTCCGATCTGGCGACTTAGTGTATGTTACTTGAGTCCGGTCGCGATTCTCGTTATTCTTGTCTGGCCATTGTTCGGATAA
- a CDS encoding diacylglycerol/lipid kinase family protein, whose amino-acid sequence MKLLLISNPTAGTNGTGLLGEVIEPLSTLFDEIVIKNTKQAGDAMHFAEDSSAFDAVVVIGGDGTVFETINGVAKLDDRPILGIIPGGTCNDFARTLGLPMAPRLAAEAIAMQHVVQVDLGQVEDSYFLNFLGVGLVAEASIGIDTEEKARLGKMGYYLSTIRSSLEAKPFEYELILDEGRHMTGEAVLILAANGESLGGIETNLSDGAYNDGKLDLVIVDEVNLTTIRDVILQKIGLANDPSFTHILTSGFQLKTKDAKVIDTDGEKAIHTPVTVKVLPEYLQMYGGTL is encoded by the coding sequence ATGAAACTGTTACTGATCAGCAATCCTACAGCCGGAACGAATGGTACAGGATTACTTGGAGAAGTCATTGAACCGTTAAGTACCTTATTCGATGAAATCGTCATAAAAAATACGAAGCAAGCAGGGGATGCGATGCACTTCGCGGAAGATTCGTCCGCGTTTGACGCCGTCGTTGTCATCGGTGGAGATGGGACTGTCTTTGAAACGATCAACGGCGTCGCAAAACTAGACGATCGACCCATTCTTGGCATCATTCCTGGAGGGACATGCAATGATTTCGCACGAACGCTTGGCTTACCGATGGCGCCACGCCTTGCTGCGGAAGCGATTGCGATGCAACATGTTGTCCAAGTCGATCTTGGACAAGTCGAAGATAGCTATTTTTTGAATTTCCTTGGTGTTGGTCTTGTCGCAGAAGCATCCATTGGTATCGATACAGAGGAAAAAGCACGTCTTGGTAAGATGGGTTATTATCTATCGACTATCCGTTCGAGTCTAGAAGCAAAACCATTCGAATATGAATTGATCCTAGACGAAGGGCGTCATATGACCGGTGAAGCGGTACTAATTCTTGCAGCAAATGGAGAATCGCTCGGTGGAATCGAAACAAACTTGTCCGATGGAGCGTATAACGATGGGAAACTTGATTTAGTCATCGTCGATGAAGTGAACTTGACGACCATTCGCGATGTAATCCTTCAAAAAATTGGTCTTGCTAATGATCCTTCCTTTACGCACATCTTGACGAGCGGTTTTCAGTTAAAAACGAAAGATGCAAAAGTCATCGATACAGATGGTGAAAAAGCCATCCATACGCCAGTTACAGTCAAAGTATTACCAGAATATCTCCAAATGTATGGAGGCACACTATAA
- a CDS encoding ABC transporter permease/substrate-binding protein yields the protein MNGLIETYQDRKTELLQALIEHIQLSVISLLIACVIAIPLGIYLSRNKRLSEWSIGVTSVIQTIPSLALLGLMIPLVGIGTVPSIIALVLYSLLPIVRNTYTGLAEVDPSIKEAARACGMTPMQSLWKVELPLALPVMMAGIRTAMVLIIGTATIAALIGAGGLGSIILLGIDRNDNYLLLLGAIPAALLALLFDGLLRQTEVATRKRQTARLVTAVVLMVAIVAAPFAFGRSERPDLVVAGKLGVEPEILMNMYKVVIEDETDLTVQVKPNFGKTTFVYKALESGDIDAYPEFTGTVLASLTNEKPKSNDAKEVYEQAKAGLEKQDLALLPPMNYNNTYAVAVPKKLADRYDLKTISDLKQVANQLTAGFTLEFKDRQDGYKGIQDKYDVNFQKVVTMEPKLRYKAIESGEIDVIDAYSTDPEIAKYDMVVLKDDQQLFPPYEGAPLLRQETIEEYPEVKQALEQLSGKISDEEMSKMNEAVAYGGKTANEVARDYLKKEGIIQ from the coding sequence ATGAATGGATTGATCGAAACGTACCAAGACCGGAAGACGGAATTGCTTCAAGCGTTAATCGAGCATATTCAATTATCGGTCATTTCCTTGCTGATCGCATGTGTCATCGCTATTCCGCTCGGGATTTACTTATCACGTAACAAACGTCTGAGTGAGTGGTCAATTGGTGTAACCTCTGTCATCCAGACGATTCCATCTCTCGCATTACTCGGTCTGATGATCCCGCTCGTTGGAATCGGTACAGTCCCGTCCATTATTGCACTGGTCTTATATTCCTTGTTACCAATCGTTCGTAATACCTACACGGGTCTTGCCGAAGTCGATCCTTCGATCAAGGAAGCAGCACGAGCGTGTGGAATGACTCCGATGCAGAGCCTTTGGAAAGTCGAACTCCCGTTGGCTTTGCCTGTCATGATGGCCGGGATTCGGACCGCCATGGTACTGATCATTGGTACGGCAACGATCGCTGCCTTGATTGGTGCAGGAGGATTAGGATCCATCATTCTCCTCGGGATTGACCGCAATGATAATTATCTACTGTTGCTTGGTGCGATTCCAGCAGCACTCCTTGCCCTGTTATTTGACGGATTGTTACGTCAAACGGAAGTCGCGACACGTAAACGACAAACAGCACGTCTCGTGACAGCAGTCGTCTTGATGGTCGCAATCGTCGCCGCTCCATTCGCGTTCGGGCGTAGTGAACGACCGGATCTCGTCGTTGCCGGAAAACTAGGCGTAGAACCAGAAATTTTAATGAATATGTATAAGGTTGTCATTGAAGATGAAACGGATTTGACGGTACAAGTCAAACCGAACTTCGGGAAGACGACCTTCGTCTATAAGGCACTCGAATCAGGTGATATCGATGCGTATCCAGAGTTTACAGGAACGGTGCTCGCTAGTTTGACGAATGAAAAACCGAAGTCGAATGATGCAAAAGAAGTGTATGAACAGGCAAAAGCCGGTCTTGAAAAACAAGATTTAGCCTTGCTACCACCGATGAACTATAACAATACCTATGCTGTAGCTGTTCCAAAGAAATTAGCAGACCGTTACGATTTGAAGACGATCTCTGATTTAAAACAGGTCGCGAATCAGTTGACGGCTGGATTCACGTTAGAATTTAAGGACCGACAGGATGGGTATAAAGGGATTCAAGATAAATATGACGTTAATTTCCAGAAAGTGGTCACGATGGAACCAAAATTGCGCTATAAAGCAATCGAGTCAGGTGAGATCGATGTCATTGATGCTTACTCGACAGATCCGGAGATTGCGAAATACGACATGGTCGTCTTAAAAGACGATCAGCAACTATTCCCTCCATATGAAGGAGCTCCTCTTCTGCGACAAGAGACGATCGAGGAGTATCCAGAAGTAAAACAAGCACTTGAGCAATTATCAGGTAAAATTTCAGATGAAGAGATGTCTAAGATGAATGAAGCGGTCGCATACGGTGGGAAGACAGCAAATGAGGTCGCCCGTGATTACCTGAAGAAAGAAGGCATCATTCAATGA